Proteins from a genomic interval of Erwinia sp. SLM-02:
- the prc gene encoding carboxy terminal-processing peptidase yields MNTLFKSTIIAGLLFAGNVYAADNITRADQIPQLHQEAQHATVSERVTSRFTRSHYRQFDLDKDFSAKIFDRYLNLLDYSHNVLLASDIAQYADKKTTLGEELKTGQLSVFYDLYNLTQKRRFERYQYALSVLSKPMNFTGNDTIDIDRSKAAWPKTTDELNALWDAKVKYDELSLKLTGKDEKEIREVLTKRYQFAERRLAQSNSEDVFQLAMTAFAHEIDPHTNYLSPRNTEQFNTEMSLSLEGIGAVLQMDDDYTVINSMVAGGPAAKSKAITVGDRIVGVGQPGKPIVDVIGWRLDDVVAQIKGPKGSKVRLEVLPAGKGTKTRIITLTREKIRLEDRAVKMTVHNVGKEKVGVLDIPGFYVGLTDDVKVQLQKLQKQNVDSIVIDLRTNGGGALTEAVSLSGLFIPGGPVVQVRDNIGKVREDSDNDGVTYYKGPLVVLVDRFSASASEIFAAAMQDYGRALIVGEPTFGKGTVQQYRSLNRIYDQMLRPEWPALGSVQYTIQKFYRINGGSTQRKGVTPDLLMPTGVEAIETGEKFEDNALPWDSVTAATYTKIGDLQPLEPKLLKDHQDRIAKDAEFQYIIKDIARFNANKDKRNIISLNLAEREKENREDDALRLERINARLKAEGKKPLVKLDDLPKDYKEPDPYLDETVNIANDLAQLEKQQPPATPAAVN; encoded by the coding sequence ATGAACACTCTTTTTAAAAGCACCATCATTGCGGGCCTGCTTTTTGCAGGCAATGTTTACGCCGCGGACAATATCACCCGCGCCGATCAGATCCCGCAGCTGCATCAGGAAGCCCAACACGCAACCGTTAGTGAACGCGTGACTTCCCGCTTTACCCGTTCCCACTACCGTCAGTTCGATCTGGATAAAGATTTTTCAGCAAAAATCTTCGATCGTTATCTGAACCTGCTCGACTACAGCCACAACGTGCTGTTAGCGTCTGACATTGCACAGTACGCTGATAAAAAAACCACGCTGGGCGAAGAATTGAAAACCGGCCAGCTTTCTGTGTTCTACGATTTGTATAATCTGACCCAGAAACGCCGCTTTGAGCGTTACCAGTATGCCCTGTCGGTATTAAGTAAGCCGATGAACTTCACCGGTAACGACACCATTGATATTGACCGCAGCAAGGCCGCCTGGCCGAAAACCACCGATGAACTTAATGCGCTGTGGGATGCCAAGGTCAAATACGATGAGCTGAGCCTCAAGCTGACCGGTAAAGATGAGAAAGAGATCCGCGAAGTTCTCACCAAGCGCTATCAGTTTGCCGAGCGTCGACTGGCGCAGAGCAACAGCGAAGATGTCTTCCAGCTGGCGATGACCGCCTTTGCTCACGAAATCGATCCGCACACTAACTATCTTTCCCCGCGTAATACCGAACAGTTCAACACCGAAATGAGCCTCTCGCTGGAAGGCATCGGTGCGGTGCTGCAGATGGATGATGATTACACGGTGATCAATTCGATGGTTGCCGGTGGTCCGGCGGCGAAAAGCAAAGCCATCACCGTTGGCGACCGCATCGTCGGCGTCGGCCAGCCGGGTAAACCGATTGTCGATGTGATCGGCTGGCGTCTGGATGACGTGGTTGCGCAGATTAAAGGGCCGAAGGGCAGTAAGGTTCGCCTGGAAGTGCTGCCGGCCGGTAAAGGCACCAAAACCCGCATTATTACCCTGACGCGTGAGAAAATCCGTCTGGAAGACCGCGCGGTGAAAATGACCGTGCACAACGTCGGCAAAGAAAAAGTCGGCGTGCTGGATATTCCCGGTTTCTATGTAGGCCTGACCGACGATGTGAAGGTGCAGCTCCAGAAACTGCAGAAGCAGAACGTTGACAGCATCGTCATCGACCTGCGTACCAACGGTGGTGGTGCGCTGACCGAAGCGGTTTCCCTCTCCGGCCTGTTCATCCCCGGTGGTCCGGTGGTGCAGGTGCGCGACAATATCGGCAAAGTCCGTGAAGACAGCGACAACGATGGTGTGACCTACTATAAAGGACCGCTGGTGGTGCTGGTTGACCGCTTCAGTGCTTCTGCCTCAGAGATCTTTGCTGCGGCAATGCAGGACTACGGACGTGCGCTGATTGTCGGGGAGCCAACCTTTGGTAAAGGCACCGTGCAACAGTACCGCTCGCTGAATCGCATCTACGATCAGATGCTGCGTCCGGAATGGCCAGCGCTGGGGTCCGTGCAGTACACCATTCAGAAGTTTTATCGCATCAACGGTGGCAGCACCCAGCGTAAAGGCGTAACGCCCGATTTGCTGATGCCAACCGGCGTGGAAGCGATTGAAACCGGTGAGAAATTTGAGGACAACGCGCTGCCGTGGGATAGCGTGACCGCCGCAACCTATACCAAGATTGGCGATCTGCAACCGCTGGAACCGAAGCTGTTGAAAGACCACCAGGACCGCATTGCGAAAGATGCCGAGTTCCAGTACATCATCAAGGACATCGCACGTTTCAACGCCAATAAAGATAAGCGCAATATCATTTCGCTGAATCTGGCCGAGCGTGAGAAAGAGAACCGTGAAGATGATGCGCTGCGCCTGGAGCGGATCAACGCCCGACTGAAAGCGGAAGGTAAAAAACCGCTGGTCAAACTGGACGATCTGCCGAAGGATTATAAAGAACCCGACCCGTATCTTGATGAAACGGTCAACATTGCCAATGACCTGGCGCAGCTGGAAAAACAGCAGCCGCCGGCCACGCCGGCAGCGGTCAACTAA
- the proQ gene encoding RNA chaperone ProQ, protein MENQPKLNSTKEVIAFLAERFPQCFSAEGEARPLKIGIFQDLVDRVQGEMGLSKTQLRSALRLYTSSWRYLYGIKAGADRVDLDGNACGKLDEQHVEHARKQLEEAKARVQAQREQQQAKKREAGEETAPRRPRKPARKPAAEGEQPRKPRSKPARPQTERAPAAAAAREEPQPSRSKPVTDTSALQVGQSIKVTAGKNAMDATILEISKDGVRVQLASGLAMIVRAEHLQF, encoded by the coding sequence ATGGAAAATCAACCTAAGTTGAATAGCACTAAAGAAGTCATTGCCTTTCTGGCAGAGCGTTTCCCTCAGTGCTTTAGCGCTGAAGGCGAAGCGCGACCATTAAAGATTGGGATCTTTCAGGATTTAGTTGACCGCGTACAGGGCGAAATGGGGCTGAGTAAAACCCAGCTTCGCTCTGCACTGCGTCTTTATACCTCCAGCTGGCGTTATCTGTACGGCATTAAAGCCGGTGCCGACCGCGTAGATCTGGACGGTAACGCCTGTGGCAAGCTCGATGAGCAGCATGTTGAACATGCCCGCAAACAGCTTGAAGAAGCAAAAGCACGCGTTCAGGCACAGCGCGAGCAGCAGCAGGCGAAAAAACGTGAAGCCGGTGAAGAAACCGCGCCGCGTCGCCCACGAAAGCCTGCCCGCAAGCCTGCAGCCGAAGGTGAGCAGCCGCGCAAACCGCGCAGCAAGCCTGCCCGTCCGCAGACCGAGCGCGCTCCGGCAGCTGCAGCTGCACGTGAAGAGCCTCAGCCGTCGCGTAGCAAACCCGTTACCGACACCTCAGCATTGCAAGTTGGCCAGAGCATTAAAGTGACCGCGGGCAAAAATGCCATGGACGCGACCATTCTTGAAATCAGTAAAGATGGCGTCCGGGTGCAGCTGGCTTCCGGCCTGGCAATGATAGTACGCGCAGAACACTTGCAGTTCTGA